A single Mus caroli chromosome 15, CAROLI_EIJ_v1.1, whole genome shotgun sequence DNA region contains:
- the Slc39a4 gene encoding zinc transporter ZIP4 — translation MLPKSVTQGLLLALLVGTAAVARPSNLLSLLTSGQGALDRLELDGLLNTLVARVHCTDGPCEKCLSVENVLALGKPDKPQPAPESVLESRYIIYLSAAAALYLNNPEKTCKDIQAGLLASHVDDYLATLESPEAMTLGLSQLLQKIEAHAASQPTKTCVDLPQLLEEAEAAGVSRSPGLVLTALLDHVINGSCFQGLPSPQYFVDFVFRLHSSDPPNITLHELENLMHQLGVGEEDHGDHDDHSDHDDHSDHADHSHPVRKASHQDSEPHTPHNSSSSVWDTLCLSAKDIMAVYGLSEEAGVNPQAWAQLTPALVQQQLSGACSPYPTIRIQDQLSQTERYLYGSLATLLICLCAVFGLLLLTCAKCSTATHYIMQTFLSLAVGALTGDALLHLIPKVLGLHTHGGEGHTHEEEVGVGGQATWRLLAVLGGFYIFFLFESFFNLLLPRDQDSEKDGPCSHGGHSHGISLQLAPSNLRQSKQTHESSRSDLVAEETPELLNPETQRLRAELRLLPYLITLGDAVHNFADGLAVGAAFSSSWKTGLATSLAVFCHELPHELGDFAALLHAGLSVKRALLLNLASALTAFAGLYVALAVGVGEEGEAWILAVATGLFLYVALCDMLPAMMNVRDQRPWLLFLLHNVGLLGGWTVLLLLSLYEDNITF, via the exons ATGCTCCCAAAGTCGGTCACACAGGGACTCCTGTTGGCTCTGCTGGTGGGCACAGCAGCAGTGGCCCGGCCCAGTAACCTGCTCAGCCTGCTCACCTCGGGCCAGGGTGCTCTGGATCGCCTGGAACTGGACGGCCTGTTAAATACGCTGGTGGCCCGTGTGCACTGCACCGACGGGCCGTGTGAAAAG TGTCTGTCTGTGGAGAATGTCTTGGCTCTAGGCAAACCTGACAAGCCACAGCCTGCCCCAGAATCAGTCCTGGAGTCCAGATACATTATTTACCTTAGTGCTGCTGCTGCCCTCTACCTTAACAACCCAGAGAAAACATGCAAGGACATCCAAGCTGGCCTCTTGGCCTCCCATGTGGACGATTACCTGGCCACACTGGAGAGTCCAGAGGCCATGACCCTGGGTCTGAGCCAGCTACTGCAGAAGATTGAGGCCCATGCTGCCAGCCAACCCACCAAG ACCTGTGTAGATCTTCCCCAACTgctggaggaggctgaggctgcaGGGGTTTCCAGAAGCCCCGGCCTGGTCTTGACTGCCTTGCTGGATCACGTCATTAATGGGTCCTGCTTCCAAGGCCTGCCTAGCCCTCAGTACTTTGTGGACTTTGTGTTCAGGCTACACAGTAGTGACCCTCCCAATATCACGCTGCATG aACTGGAGAATTTGATGCATCAGCTCGGGGTGGGTGAAGAGGACCACGGTGATCATGATGACCACAGTGACCATGATGACCACAGTGATCATGCTGACCACAGTCATCCGGTCAGGAAAGCCAGCCACCAAGACTCTGAGCCCCATACTCCCCACAACAGCAGCTCAAGTGTATGGGACACG CTGTGCCTGAGTGCCAAAGATATAATGGCTGTGTATGGGCTATCTGAAGAGGCTGGGGTGAACCCGCAGGCCTGGGCCCAACTGACCCCTGCCTTGGTCCAGCAGCAGCTAAGTGGAGCCTGCAGCCCCTACCCCACTATCCGTATTCAAGACCAGCTCAGTCAAACAGAGA GGTATCTCTATGGCTCGCTGGCCACCCTGCTCATCTGCCTCTGTGCTGTGTTCGGTCTTCTGCTGCTGACCTGTGCCAAATGCAGCACAGCCACCCACTACATCATGCAGACCTTCCTAAGCTTGGCTGTGGGAGCACTGACGGGCGATGCTCTTCTGCACCTGATACCCAAG GTGCTGggactgcacacacatggtggagaGGGTCACACCCACGAGGAGGAGGTGGGCGTTGGTGGGCAGGCCACCTGGCGCCTGCTGGCTGTACTTGGAGGCTTCTACATCTTCTTCCTGTTTGAGAGCTTCTTCAACCTCTTGTTGCCCAGGGACCAG GATTCTGAGAAAGATGGGCCTTGTAGCCATGGTGGGCACAGCCATGGAATATCTCTGCAGCTGGCACCAAGCAATCTCCGACAGTCCAAACAGACCCATGAAAGCTCTCGTTCAGACTTG GTGGCAGAGGAGACCCCGGAACTACTGAACCCAGAGACCCAGCGACTGAGAGCAG AGCTGAGACTGTTGCCCTATCTGATCACACTGGGCGACGCGGTACACAACTTCGCTGACGGGCTCGCTGTGGGCGCCGCCTTCTCATCCTCATGGAAGACTGGGCTGGCCACTTCATTGGCGGTGTTCTGTCATGAGCTGCCCCACGAACTCG GGGACTTCGCTGCTCTGCTGCATGCTGGGCTGAGTGTGAAGCGTGCGCTTTTGCTGAATCTGGCCTCAGCGCTCACAGCATTCGCTGGCCTCTACGTGGCTCTAGCAGTCGGAGTAGGCGAGGAGGGCGAGGCTTGGATTCTGGCTGTAGCAACCGGCCTCTTCCTTTACGTGGCGCTTTGTGACATG CTCCCAGCCATGATGAATGTGCGCGACCAGCGGCCCTGGCTTCTTTTCCTGCTCCACAACGTGGGTCTGCTGGGCGGCTGGACCGTCCTGCTGCTGCTGTCGTTGTACGAAGACAACATCACCTTCTGA
- the Vps28 gene encoding vacuolar protein sorting-associated protein 28 homolog produces MFHGIPATAGVGAPGNKPELYEEVKLYKNAREREKYDNMAELFAVVKTMQALEKAYIKDCVTPNEYTAACSRLLVQYKAAFRQVQGSEISSIDEFCRKFRLDCPLAMERIKEDRPITIKDDKGNLNRCIADVVSLFITVMDKLRLEIRAMDEIQPDLRELMETMHRMSHLPPDFEGRQTVNQWLQTLSGMSASDELDDSQVRQMLFDLESAYNAFNRFLHA; encoded by the exons ATGTTCCACGGGATCCCGGCTACTGCTGGTGTTGGAG CCCCTGGGAACAAGCCGGAGCTGTACGAG GAAGTAAAGCTCTACAAGAATGCTCGGGAGCGGGAGAA GTATGACAACATGGCAGAGCTCTTTGCCGTGGTGAAGACGATGCAGGCCCTGGAGAAGGCGTACATCAAGGACTGTGTCACCCCCAATGA GTACACTGCAGCCTGCTCCAGGCTCCTGGTCCAGTACAAAGCTGCCTTCCGACAGgtccaaggctcagagatcagcTCCATTGATGAATTTTGCCGAAAGTTCAGA CTGGACTGCCCACTTGCTATGGAGAGGATCAAAGAGGACCGGCCCATCACTATCAAAGACGACAAGGGCAATCTCAACCGCTGCATTGCGGATGTTGTTTCG CTCTTCATTACAGTCATGGACAAGCTGCGTCTGGAGATCCGTGCCATGGACGAG ATTCAGCCAGACCTGCGGGAGCTGATGGAGACGATGCACAGAATGAGCCACCTGCCTCCAGACTTCGAGGGCCGCCAGACAGTCAACCAGTG GCTGCAGACCCTGAGTGGTATGTCGGCCTCTGACGAGCTGGATGACTCTCAAGTTCGCCAGATGCTCTTCGATCTGGAGTCAGCTTACAACGCCTTTAACCGCTTCCTACACGCCTAA